From the genome of Bradyrhizobium sp. ORS 278:
TCAAGCGGCTGGAAGCGCGCGGCAAGGGCATCCTGTTGCTGCACGACATCCAGGCGCGCACCGTGGCCGCGCTGCCGAAGATCCTCGCCGATCTCAAGGCCAAGAACTACCGCATCGTGCACGTCGTGGCGGCAACGCCTGATCGTCCGGCAACGCCGACCGAGCCCGAGGACTGGCTGGTGCATCGGCCGTCCGACGAGACGCCGGTTGCGCATTGGCCGGCGATCACGCCGACCGATCTGGCCGGCGCCGAGACCCGCGCCCGCGCCACACTGGATGATTTCGGCAAGCTCGATGTGCCCGCGGCTTCGCTGCCGAAGCCGGCGTGGCCGCGTCCCGCCGTGACGGCGCGGATCGCAACCGCACCGGCCCTGCCCGCGCCCGCGGCCGAGCTGTTCGCCTGGCCGCCGGTCGCCCCCTTGTCGGCCCACCGGCATCAGGTCGTCCGCGTCGAGGGCCAGGCCGCCGCCAAGCCGCCGGCCCGCCCGGTGCGCCTCGCCAGCCTGCGCAAGCGCTGAGGCCGGACACCTCCGCTCGTGACACGAAAAAGGGGCGCCGCTGCGCCCCTTTTTCGACAGATCCTTCGATGCGGCTCCTTCGATGCGGCCGCGCGCAGCGCGCGGCGCGATGATCACTTGCCGATCAGCTTGCTGACGCAGAGGATGACGCCGGCCGCCAGGAAGAACAGGTCCATGTAGGACTTCTGCTCACCATCCTTGCGCAGCGAGCCGACGTCCGACACCACCTGCTTGTTGATGACCTGGCCGACCGGCCCGTCGCCGAGCATGCCGGTAAGACGGCGCACATCCATCTCCAGCTTCTCGATGCGGCCAAAGAAGTGGAAGGTACGGACCACGGTGACGGCCCGCATGCCGGCATAGATCAGAATGACGAGCGCCAGCACGGCGCGGTTCTGATAGTTCTCGATGTAGTTCAGGCTGAGATAGACAGCCGCGAGAAACAGGAAATTCGATAGGAAACGATAGGCAAGGCCCGTGAAGTTCATCTGCTCCCCCGCACGATGTCCGGATCGCGGGCCGATCGAACTCACGAAAAGAGTGTCGTCCCCCGCGTCCCGGCCCAACTCATGCGACCGTAGACGCGCCGGCTTGCAAATTCGTGAAGCCATGACATTGGTGCCGTCTTCGTATACCGGTTGCGTACCATGATGAGCGCCGTGGTAAACAATCAGCTGCGCCGGCTGTCCAAGTTTCAGCCTGCACGCAGCTGAAGCGATCTTCACGTCTCGAGGTTGTGGGGCGAGCTACGCACCGAAGCGCGCCGGCGCGCACGCCGTCACGTCGACATCGGGTCTTTCGCCGCTCATCAGCTCGGCGAGGATGCGGCCGGTCGCCGGTCCCAGGGTAAAGCCCTGATGGCCGTGGCCGAAATGCAGCCACAGGCCCTTGTGCCGCGCCGCCTGGCCGACGACGGGCAGCATGTCCGGCATGCACGGGCGCGTACCAAGCCACGGCTCGGGCTCGACCGGCTGGCCGAGATCGATCAGCTGGCGCGCGGCCGCTTCGGCCTTCCCGAGTTGCACCGGCGTCGGCTTCGCATCCGGCGCTGACAGCTCGGCGCCGGTGGTGATGCGCACGCCCTTGGCCATCGGGTTCATGAGGTAGCCGAAGGCAGCATCGCGCAGCGGCAAATCGAGCGGCGCGCCGCCTGAATAGTGGCGGTGATAGCCGCGCTTGCGCACCATCGGAATGTCCATGCCGAAGCGCTTCAGAAATTCCGGCGACCACGGCCCGAGCGCGACGACGACGGCCTCGGCCTCGATGCGGCCTTCCTGCGTCGTGACGGCCCACCCGCTGCCCGCTTGCGACAGCGTCGTCGCGTCGCCCGTCAGCAGCCTGCCGCCGCGCTTGACGAACAGATCCGCGTAGGACGCAACGAGGCTCCCCGGATCGGACACCGTCC
Proteins encoded in this window:
- a CDS encoding FAD-binding oxidoreductase, with protein sequence MRSAIVLGGGMVGVGTALHLQIRGWSVALVDRREPGRETSYGNAGIIQSEAVRPYAMPHDIAGVLDIALARTNDVHYTLAGLPYHVRPLLQYWWNSFPARHEILTRTYAQLIARAAPEHEPLIQAAGAGNLVRRDGFRVLHRTQAQFDKEAKEAEAVGKAYGVKYRLLSASELAKAEPGLTDSGIGGLHWQEPWTVSDPGSLVASYADLFVKRGGRLLTGDATTLSQAGSGWAVTTQEGRIEAEAVVVALGPWSPEFLKRFGMDIPMVRKRGYHRHYSGGAPLDLPLRDAAFGYLMNPMAKGVRITTGAELSAPDAKPTPVQLGKAEAAARQLIDLGQPVEPEPWLGTRPCMPDMLPVVGQAARHKGLWLHFGHGHQGFTLGPATGRILAELMSGERPDVDVTACAPARFGA